The proteins below come from a single Eubacterium limosum genomic window:
- a CDS encoding amidohydrolase family protein: MLIDTHVHLFPDKLCPKTIEKLAKTDPNHHLTYYGDGSLGCAEKNMKEWGVDLGVMLPIATNPHQQKSVNDFAAYVQDHSDAFISFGTIHPDAPDYIEELSRIVEMGFHGIKLHPDYQGFFINEKRLYPMYQAISDRKLPVVFHTGYDPISPGCIHATPEAVVEMAREFPELAIIAAHTGGLYFGNPPQDIYLDTPNVTFDTAIASYTFSPEAYRRLIDIYGAERFIFATDNPWGDAAKDLAFFEAVGLTRDERELIFHENAERLIGI; this comes from the coding sequence ATGTTAATAGATACACATGTCCATCTGTTTCCGGACAAGCTTTGCCCGAAAACCATTGAAAAGCTGGCAAAGACCGACCCAAACCACCATCTGACCTATTATGGCGACGGGAGCCTGGGCTGTGCAGAAAAAAATATGAAGGAATGGGGCGTTGATCTGGGCGTTATGCTGCCCATCGCTACCAACCCGCACCAGCAGAAAAGCGTCAACGATTTTGCGGCCTATGTCCAGGATCACAGCGATGCGTTTATCAGCTTTGGCACCATCCATCCCGACGCGCCAGACTATATTGAAGAGCTCAGCCGCATTGTGGAAATGGGATTTCACGGCATAAAGCTCCACCCCGATTACCAGGGATTTTTCATCAATGAAAAGCGGCTGTACCCAATGTACCAGGCCATCAGTGACCGAAAGCTGCCGGTGGTATTTCATACCGGGTATGACCCCATCTCACCTGGCTGCATCCATGCCACGCCAGAGGCCGTGGTAGAAATGGCCCGGGAATTTCCAGAGCTGGCTATTATCGCCGCCCACACTGGCGGTCTGTACTTTGGCAATCCGCCGCAGGATATTTATCTGGATACCCCCAACGTAACCTTTGATACGGCCATTGCATCCTATACCTTTTCCCCTGAAGCCTACAGGCGTCTGATCGACATCTACGGCGCCGAACGGTTTATCTTTGCCACAGATAACCCCTGGGGAGACGCGGCCAAAGATCTGGCATTTTTTGAGGCAGTGGGTCTGACCCGGGATGAAAGGGAGCTGATTTTTCACGAAAACGCCGAAAGGCTCATTGGAATTTGA
- the abc-f gene encoding ribosomal protection-like ABC-F family protein — MSLINVSNLTFGYDGSYDTIFEKVSFQLDTNWKLGFTGRNGKGKTTFLKLLMGQYEYSGTIAASVDFSYFPFKVEQRERNTIDMVDSLNGNYAFWELQRELSMLEVDYDVLYRPFSTLSEGEQTKVLLAVLFLRENQFLLIDEPTNHLDMASRELVGQYLNTKRGFILVSHDRYFLDQCVDHILSINNTDIEVQRGNYTSWVQNKERQDQYEMGENEKLKKEIAKMTTAARRTAGWSDAVEKTKKGASRKLVAGLKPDRGYVGHKAAKMMKRSKVTEARKEKAIEEKSKLLKNIDWADELAIKTLSYPKNRLIEARGLSITYDGDAVFEDVSFEVNRGDRVALSGKNGCGKSSILKAVLGEKICHRGDLIIGTNLEYSYISQDTSFLAGSLRNYIRENSLDESLLKAVLRKLGFSREQFDKRLEDYSSGQKKKVLLAASLCKPAHLYIWDEPLNFIDVLSRIQIEHLICQYEPTMLFVEHDRMFMENVATKVVAL, encoded by the coding sequence ATGTCTTTAATAAATGTATCGAATCTGACTTTTGGCTACGACGGAAGCTATGATACGATTTTTGAAAAAGTGTCCTTTCAGCTTGACACCAACTGGAAGCTGGGCTTTACCGGGCGCAACGGTAAAGGGAAGACTACTTTTTTAAAGCTTTTGATGGGCCAGTATGAATACAGCGGTACCATTGCAGCGTCGGTTGATTTTTCTTATTTTCCCTTTAAAGTTGAGCAGAGAGAGCGGAATACTATCGACATGGTGGATTCACTAAATGGAAATTACGCGTTCTGGGAGCTCCAGAGAGAGCTTTCCATGCTGGAGGTTGACTACGATGTCCTGTACCGGCCCTTTAGCACATTAAGCGAGGGAGAACAGACCAAGGTGCTGCTGGCGGTTCTCTTTCTGAGAGAAAACCAGTTCCTGCTCATTGATGAGCCCACCAATCATCTGGATATGGCGTCAAGAGAGCTGGTAGGACAGTACCTGAACACCAAGCGCGGGTTTATCCTGGTTTCTCATGACCGCTATTTTCTGGACCAGTGCGTGGACCATATTCTGTCCATTAACAATACAGATATTGAGGTGCAGCGGGGAAATTACACATCATGGGTGCAGAATAAAGAGCGGCAGGACCAGTACGAGATGGGGGAAAATGAAAAACTGAAAAAAGAAATTGCGAAAATGACCACAGCAGCCAGACGGACCGCCGGATGGTCGGACGCTGTGGAAAAAACAAAGAAAGGCGCGAGCAGAAAGCTTGTAGCAGGCCTGAAGCCAGACCGCGGCTACGTGGGGCATAAGGCCGCAAAAATGATGAAGCGCTCAAAGGTTACAGAGGCGAGAAAGGAAAAAGCCATTGAGGAAAAGTCAAAGCTGCTGAAAAATATTGACTGGGCCGATGAGCTTGCCATAAAAACCCTGAGCTATCCTAAAAACAGGCTGATCGAAGCCAGAGGGCTGTCCATCACCTACGATGGAGATGCGGTTTTTGAGGATGTCAGCTTTGAGGTGAACCGGGGCGACCGGGTGGCCCTCAGCGGTAAAAACGGATGTGGAAAATCCAGTATCCTGAAAGCAGTTTTGGGTGAGAAAATCTGTCACAGAGGAGATCTCATCATTGGAACAAATCTTGAATACTCTTATATTTCCCAGGACACCTCATTTCTGGCCGGGAGCCTGAGAAATTATATCCGTGAAAACAGCCTTGACGAGAGCCTGCTCAAGGCGGTTCTCAGAAAGCTGGGCTTTTCCAGAGAGCAGTTTGACAAACGTCTTGAGGACTACAGCAGCGGTCAGAAAAAGAAAGTGCTGCTGGCAGCAAGCCTGTGCAAACCGGCCCATCTCTATATCTGGGACGAGCCGCTGAACTTTATTGATGTGCTGTCCCGCATACAGATCGAGCATTTGATCTGTCAGTATGAGCCGACCATGCTTTTTGTGGAGCATGACCGCATGTTTATGGAAAATGTGGCGACAAAGGTAGTAGCTTTGTAG
- a CDS encoding acyl carrier protein yields MLEQVKEIIVEAINVDEDLIVPEAKLQEDLGIDSLSAVELAMELENAFDIRIEDDALANLKTVQDILNIVENK; encoded by the coding sequence GTGTTAGAACAGGTTAAAGAAATTATTGTAGAAGCGATCAATGTAGATGAGGACTTAATTGTACCTGAAGCAAAATTGCAGGAAGACCTCGGCATTGACTCTTTATCTGCCGTTGAACTGGCCATGGAACTTGAAAACGCATTTGATATCCGTATCGAAGACGACGCATTGGCAAATTTAAAAACAGTTCAGGATATTCTGAATATCGTTGAAAATAAATAA
- the accB gene encoding acetyl-CoA carboxylase biotin carboxyl carrier protein, translating into MNINELEKIVQIFDSSALSKMELQSGDVTIKLEKGTESAVVAAVPAVKQTMVPAAVPDASAAEVCEEAKGHWVKSPLVGTFYRSNIKDGEPLVKVGDTVRKGDLLCIIEAMKMMNEIRSDRDGVITAINVENETMVEYDEKIICIGEVQ; encoded by the coding sequence ATGAACATTAACGAACTTGAAAAAATAGTCCAGATCTTTGACAGTTCCGCCCTTTCAAAAATGGAGCTGCAGAGCGGGGACGTTACCATAAAATTAGAAAAAGGAACAGAGAGCGCCGTCGTGGCTGCAGTGCCGGCTGTTAAACAGACAATGGTTCCGGCGGCAGTGCCGGATGCCAGTGCGGCTGAAGTCTGCGAGGAAGCCAAAGGCCATTGGGTGAAATCGCCTCTGGTGGGTACCTTTTACCGTTCCAACATCAAAGACGGAGAACCGCTGGTAAAGGTAGGGGATACCGTCAGGAAGGGAGACCTTCTGTGCATTATTGAGGCCATGAAGATGATGAATGAAATCCGCAGCGACCGCGACGGCGTCATTACAGCCATCAATGTCGAAAATGAAACCATGGTGGAATATGATGAAAAAATCATTTGTATTGGAGAGGTCCAATGA